taataataataataataataattataatttttaataataataacaatagtacatgtaacaattttattaaatttattttatttatatacattttatatttttaattttatttaaaaattatataaatttattttgctACTATTCAAAATTGTCATAAAACTGTTAACACACGTTTGGCTATAATGCGTATGGCCCAcattaaataaacaaaaaaaagggaaaaaataaaaaatgaaataaaaaataaaacaagatAGATAGAtagctaaaaaataaaacaagataaatagatatatagataaatagatatatagataaataaataaaccaACTAACCAAATAAGCACAACGTGCATGTGTACATAAATGCTAATATTGGTATaacaatattaaattatacaaattaGCAAAacaaagtaaaaaatatgtatgtataacTAAAAGGCAGGGGATAAAGGGCGATTAAACCCTCCTCTTCTATTCATATATTGtctatattttctttttgttcTTTTATTAATACCTGATATATCTGTTTCATTGTGACATTTATTTTCTGTTGTTGCAAATTCACTAATTCCCATTAACTTTTTAAGCATTTCACTTTCTGAcaattcttcattttctgataattcttcattttctgataattcttcattttctgtttttttataattgctATTTTGACTTTGACTTTTTTTCGaactttcatttttattaatatcatcATAATTTTCACTATGACTTCTTGAAATGTTGTTTATTTGATTCTCtttgttattatcattactGTCATAACTACTTGTTctatttctttttatatttctatgTTCATCATTTGAATCGATTTTTCGTCTCTTTTCTCGACTTCTATCTCGACTTCGCTCTCTTCTTCTGTCCCTACTTCTGTCTCTTCTTCTGTCCCGACTTCGTTCTCTTCTTCTGTCTCTTCTTCTTTCTCTACTCCTTTCTCTACTTCTTTCTCTACTTCTTTCTCTTCTTCTTTCTCTACTTCTTTCTCTTCTTCTTTCTCTACTTCTGTGTCTCTTCTTCCGATCTCTGCTTCTGCTTCTGCTTCGGCTCCGACTTAAAGTATCATCCCTGTATCTATGTCTATGCTTATGTTTGCTCTTTCTTCGTTCTCTACTTCTTGACCGTTTTCTATGTTTATGCTTATCTTTATTTCTATGTTCATGTTTTTCTCTACTTCTACTTCTACTTCTGCTTCGGCTTCGGCTTTCCGAGGTACTTCCATATTTATTCAACTgctcattttttgtattatctcttaaattattttcattttctttaaaatCATCCAAATCAGTTTTTAATgtttcataatttttctgatcatttttatttaaaatatttgaatttttgtCTTTTCCTTTAGTATCATCAATTTGTGGATAATTATTGGAtacattttgtttattatcattttccgatttattattttttgttttatatttttcgtcTTTTATTAtctcttcatttttttcaatcaCTTGGTCTTGATCTTGTtcagattttttttttttatttgaaaacaATGCATTAaacattattaaaattattggACATTCTACCTTGCCTGTTCATAATTTAATTGCTTttactttattatttttttttttttcaactctagctatttttaaaatttttttttgaaaatacaTGCAGACGTTTTACGATGAAATATATGGTATGATGACAATCTCTTTATATAGTAACAGatcgatatatatatttatatctatacttatttatatctatacTTATTTATAGCTATACCtatttatatctatattatttatagctatattatttatagctatacttatttattatCAAATGTAGTGGctctatattatatgtacagCTTAATAGCAGACTTATAAATATGAccaatgtaaataaaaaaaattctgaattgtacataaaatattttagccataacaattttattattatttatgacAATGAAAAATAAGCCAAAAAATTCGAAcgattattaataaaaaaaatgtatcatAATTACATGGATGTACTGAATCTTCCCTTTTATAGCtttacaatattttatttatatgatgagaaaaaaaaaattataaaaattataatttatattaattaatatttttatgcaaaCACagtgataatatatatatgggtatatgtaaaaatgattatatataattaaaatatcgATGGTGTTAGactaagaaaaaaatacattgcAGCCAtatatgagaaaaaaaaatgaataagaaaaatgttttaaagaGGCACAGAAATATATGTAGTTAGTATATGTTAataagttatatatatttttttttaaaattatttagaagaaaataataacagcggcaaatatttataggaacaga
This genomic window from Plasmodium yoelii strain 17X genome assembly, chromosome: 7 contains:
- a CDS encoding U4/U6.U5 small nuclear ribonucleoprotein, putative, which translates into the protein MFNALFSNKKKKSEQDQDQVIEKNEEIIKDEKYKTKNNKSENDNKQNVSNNYPQIDDTKGKDKNSNILNKNDQKNYETLKTDLDDFKENENNLRDNTKNEQLNKYGSTSESRSRSRSRSRSREKHEHRNKDKHKHRKRSRSRERRKSKHKHRHRYRDDTLSRSRSRSRSRDRKKRHRSRERRRERSRERRRERSRERSRERSRERRRDRRRERSRDRRRDRSRDRRRERSRDRSREKRRKIDSNDEHRNIKRNRTSSYDSNDNNKENQINNISRSHSENYDDINKNESSKKSQSQNSNYKKTENEELSENEELSENEELSESEMLKKLMGISEFATTENKCHNETDISGINKRTKRKYRQYMNRRGGFNRPLSPAF